Genomic segment of Streptomyces longhuiensis:
GCTGCCTGCGCTACGGCGCCCTCGGCGACGACGTGATGGAGCGGCTGCGCTGGATGGGAGAGCGCCTCGGCCCCGCGCTGCGCGCGGCGATCGGCTCGCTCGCCGAGCCGGTGAACCTCCGGTCGGTCACCGCGCAGGCCCTTCAGATGGGCGACGAGTGCCACAGCCGCAACACCGCCGCGAGCGCCCTGCTCACCCGAGAACTCTCCGCCGCGCTCGCCCGGCACACGGACCTCGGCGGGATCGAGGCGCTGGACTTCCTGCGCGACAACAACTACTGGTTCCTCAACTTCTCGATGGCCGCCAGCAAGTTGGCGCTGCTGGCCGGGCACGGCGTGCAGCACTCCACGGTCGTCACCGCCTTCGCGCGCAACGGTGTCGACGTCGGCATCCGCGTCAGCGGCCTCGGCGACGCCTGGTTCACGGCGCCGGCCGCCCCCGTGGACGGCCTCTACTTCGCCGGATACGGGCCCGCCGACGCCAACCCCGACATCGGTGACAGCGCCATCACCGAGATGCACGGCCTGGGCGGATTCGCGCTGGCCGCCGCCCCGGCGATCGTCGGCTTCGTGGGCGGCACCCCCAAAGGGGCCCGCCGCGTCAGCCAGGAGATGGCGACGCTCACCGTCGGCCGGCACCGCGACTACCGCCTCCCCGGCCTCGACTTCGTCGGCAGCCCCGTCGGCCTCGACATCCGCAAGGTCGTCGACACGGGCCTCGAACCGGTCATCACCACGGGCATCGCCCACCGCGAACCGGGCATCGGCCAGATCGGCGCCGGCCTCACCCACGCCCCGATGCGCTGCTTCACCGACGCGCTGAGCGCCGTCGACGTGCCCCCGGAGCCCGGGGAGTGACGGGCACGGCGGCCGACGGGGGTCCGGTACGGGCCAGGGTGCCCCGCCCTGAGCACGTACATCTCGGCACCCTCAGTCACGCACTCGCCGGCACCCCCAGTCACGTACCACCCGGCACCCCCAGTCACGTACACCTCGGCACCATCAGCACGGCCGTCGCCCCACTGCTGCACGGTCCGTCCCGGCCGGCCCGCGTCGTCGCCGCCACCCGCTACGCGGTCCATCTCGCCACCGGCGACCGGGAGTTGCCCGCACTCGCCGTGGTGACCCGGGACGCGATCCGCCTGCCGAACGCGCTCGTGCTGCCCTTCTCGTCGGCGGACCGGCCGCTGGACCTGACCACACCACGGGCCGGCTTCGGGGCAGGCCGCGTAGTGATCGGGCCCGTTCGCTTCGAGCCGGAGGCGTCCTGGGCACCGCCCCGTGTCCAGGACGCCTCCTCCCCACCGACCCCCGCGCGCATCAGGCAGGTCGCGGTGCTGCTCGACGCGCTGGCGCAACCCCTGCCGCCCCCGCTGGCTCCCCACCTGAGCGACCTGCGCCATGCCCTGCACGCCGATGAAGCGAGCGAAGTCCGGCGGGCCGCCCGTGCGCTGGTCGGTCTCGGCCCCGGGCTCACCCCGTCCGGTGACGACATCCTGTGCGGCGCGCTGCTGGCGAGCCGGGCCTGGGGAGGCCCTCTCGCGCCGCTCGCGGAGGCGGTCGCGGACGCGTCCCTGCGCACCCCGCTGCTCTCGGCGGCACTCCTGCGGCACGCGGTGCGCGGTGAATGCGTGCCGCAGGCCCACGCGTTCCTGCGGGCACTGAGCGGGGACGGTGCCCTGGAACCCGCTCTACGCGAACTGCTCGCCGTCGGGCACCACTCGGGAGGCGATCTGGCGCGCGGGGTGCTCGCGGTGGGCCTCGGCGGAGCGGGCGCGACGCCCGGTGACCGTGACGGCTACCCGTTGAAGTAGCGGTTGCCCTTGTCGATGAGGTGGGAGGCGTAGACGCGGCCGATGGCCGGCTTGCCGCGGTAGAAGCCGACGTAGCGCTGTGCGCTGTCCACGACGACGGGGCGCGCGAAGCAGGCGAAGCGGTTGCGCTGCTGCTGTTCGGCCCAGGCCATGGCGGCCGGGTCGACGCGCTCGCTGACGAGGACGGGGAAGGCCGCGACACCGGTCTGCAGGCCGACCGGGAGGCCGCCCTTGTTCTTCTTCGCGTACGTCAGGACCTGCGAGGTGAACGTGTCGACACTCTGCGGAGTGATCTCGGGCACGGCGGCAGCGACGGTGAACAGGTGCAGGTTGGTGCCCATCCAGCGCATCCGGAAGTCGGCCCGCCGCCCCACGAGGACGGGCACACCGAACCAGTCCTCCCAGCGCGTCGCGCACCCGTCCGCCTGGAGGCGGCTCTCCACCGAGGCCAGGTAATTCCGGGCCGATTCACCGATCATGGCGGTGATTGTGCACGGTCAAGGCCCTTCAGGACCAGCCGGGGTGCGACGGTTTCCCTCGCGTCAGGTGAGGCCCAGCGCCGAGAGCGGATCGTCGAGGACCGGCTGCCACGCCAACTCGGCCGCTCCGACAAGGCTGTTGTGGTCGAGCGTGCACGCCAGGATGGGGACGCCCCCGCTGCGGCCCCACAGGCTGCGGTCGGCGACGACGGCCCGCAGACGGTCCGGATCCGCGTCGAGGAGCGCCCGGTGCAGGCCCCCCAGGATGATGCGGTCGGGGTTGAGGATGTTCACCAGGCCCGCGAGGCCGAGTCCGAGACGGTCGATCAGGGCCTCGGTGGCCATCCGCACCTTGGGGTCGTCGAGGCTGCCGGCGATCAGGTCGCGGGCCTGCTGGAGCAGGGACCCGTCGGGGCCGGGCTCGCGGCCCGCCGCGTCGAGCAGGGCCAGTGGGTCGGTCTCCACGTCGAGGCAGCCACGGCTGCCGCAGTAGCAGGGCCGGCCCTCGGGGTTCACGGTGAGGTGCCCGACCTCCAGGGCGAGGCCCGAACTGCCGGTGTGCAGACGCCCGTCGAGGACGAGCGCGCCGCCGACGCCGCGGTGGCCGGTGGCGACGCACAGCAGGTCGCGCGCGCCGCGGCCCGCGCCATGGCGGTGCTCGGCGAGGGCGGCGAGGTTGACGTCGTTCGCGGCGAACGCGGGCCGCCCGATGCCCGCCTCCCGTACGCGCTCGGCGAAGATCTCGCGGACGGGCGAGCCCGCGGGCCAGGCGAGGTGGAGCGGATTGAGGGCCGTGCCGTCGGGCTCGGCCACGGCGGACGGCACGGCGAGGCCCGCGCCGACGCAGTGACGGCCGGTCTCGCGCAGCAGTTGGGCGCCGGCCTCCACGACCGAGCCGAGTACCTGCGCCGGGTCCGGGTCGATGATCTCGCAGCCGGGCGTGGTCGCGACGATCCGGCCGCCGAGGCCTACGAGGGCCGCGCGGTAACCGTCCGCGTGCACCTGCGCGGCGAGCGCCACGGGGCCGTCCTCGGCGACGGACAGCCGGTGCGAGGGACGCCCCTGCGAGCCCGCGGCGGCGCTCGGCTTCGCGTCGATCCTGATGAGCCCGAGCGCTTCCAGCTCGGCGGCGACCGCGCCCGCCGTGGCCCGGGTCACCCCCAGTTCGGCGGTGAGGACGGCGCGGGTCGGCGCGCGGCCGGTGTGCACGAGTTCGAGCGCCGGGCCGAGAGCACCACGGCCCCGCTCGAGACGGGGCGCACGCGCGGAACCCTCCGCCTCGCCCGCCGTCTGCCCCCCGGCCCCGGAGGCCGCCTTGCCACGCATCAGCAACTCCTCGCCCTGATCACCGTGTCGCATCGTATCCGGTGAACGCCGCAGCCCCTGCGGGTGAACTCACCCCCGTGGGGAGGGTGCGGAGGCCGGTCCGGTGAGTCCGGTGACGCGCATCGTGAGATTCAGGCGGCCCCGGGAGAGCCCGGTGGCCGGGTCGCCGGTGCCGGGGTACACCTTCGGCACCCCGTGGAAGGCGAGCCGTGACGGCCCCCCGAAGACCAGCAGGTCCCCGGAGACCAGCTCCACGTCCTCGTACGGTCTGCCGCGGTTCTCGGTGTTGCCCAGCCGGAAGACGCAGGTGTCACCGACGCTGAGCGAGACGACGGGTTCCCGGGCGCGCTCGTCCTTGTCCTGGTGCATGCCCATGGTGGCGGCGCCGTCGTAGAAGTTGATCAGTGCCGTGTCGGGGTCGTAGCCGTCACCGGCCGCTTCGTCCTCGTACGCGTCGACGAGCGCGCGTCTGCCCAACTCCTTCAGCCAGTCGGGGAAATGGGCCACTCGGGCGCCGTTCACATCGGATGCCGTACGCGTGTAGCGGTACGGCTGCCAGTGCCATCCGACACACACGGTCCGGACGGACATCACGCCGCCGCCCGGCAGTCGTGTGTGGCGCATCGGCACGGGCCCGGCGGCCCAGCCGCGGCAGGCTTCGACCAGTGCGCGCTGGGCCTCGGCGTCGAGCCAGCCGGGCACGTGCACGGCGCCGGGGGTGATCTCCCGGCGCTCCCGGTGCACCGGGAAGAGCGGGGGCGCGTGCGGTTCGTGCCGGTCGGCCATGGCCCCATTGTCCCCGGCACGAGGCGTCTTCCGCGTACCGGGGCGGGAGCGGGGGACGGGTCAGCGGCGCATCACCTCGACCAGCTCCGTCACCGTGCGGGCCATCGCCTCGCGGCCCACGCTCAGGTACTTGCGGGAGTCGACGGCGTCGGGATGTGCGGCAAGGAACTCCCGGATGGCCGACGTCATCGCTATGTTCAGGGCGGTACCGACGTTCACCTTGGCGATGCCGCCCCGGACGGCCTGCGAGAGTTCGTCGTCACCGACACCGGAGGAACCGTGCAGGACCAGCGGTACGTCGAGGCCTTCCGAGAGCTGCTTGAGGAGGTCGTGGTCGAGCGTCGCGGTGCGGGTGGTCATGGCGTGCGAGGAGCCGATCGCGACGGCGAGGGCGTCGACGCCCGAGTCCGTCACGTAGGCGCGGGCCTCCCCGGGGTCGGTGCGGGCACCCGGCGCGTGGGCGTCGAGCGGCGCCGAACCGTCCTTGCCCCCGACCTCGCCCAGCTCCGCCTCGACCCAGAGCCCGTTGGCGTGGCCCCAGTCGGCGGCCGCGCGGGTGGCCGCGAGGTTCTCGTCGTAGGGGAGCCGGGCCGCGTCGTACATCACCGAGCTGAACCCGGCGTCCGCGGCCTGGCGGAGCAGCTCGTCGCTCTGGACGTGGTCGAGGTGGAGCGCCACGGGCACCGAGGACGCCTCGGCGGTGGCGGCCGCGGCCCTCGCGAGGGGCAGCAGGCGCCCGTAGCGGTACCGCACGGCGTTCTCGCTGATCTGGAGGATCACCGGCGCGTTCGCCGCCTCGGCGCCCGCCACGACGGCCTCGATGTGCTCCAGGGTGATGACGTTGAACGCGGCCACCGCGGTACGCGCCGCGGTGGCCTCGGCGACGAGCGCGCCGGTTGCTGCGAGGGGCACAGCCCCTCCTTTCGGAAGGCTCGGAAGCTCGGTCGACGGTCAGCCGGCGGTGAGGATCACCGAGCGGGTGAGGTGGCGCGGCTGGTCGGGGTCGAGTCCGCGGGCGGCCGCGACGGCCACGGCGAGGCGCTGCGCGCGCACGAGTTCGGCGAGCGGGTCGAGGCCGCCCTCGACCCAGAGCGCGCCGGTGCCGGCCACCTGCTCGGCGAGTCCCTCGGGCGCCGTGCCGATCATCCAGGTGGCGGTGCCCGCGGTGGTGACGCTGATGGGGCCGTGGCGGTACTCCATCGCGGGGTACGCCTCGGTCCACGACAGGGACGCCTCGCGCATCTTCAGGGCGGCCTCGTTCGCGAGGCCGACGGTCCAGCCGCGCCCCAGGAAGCTGAACTGGCCGCACTCCACGAGGCCTTCGGGCAGCGGCGTCTCCAGCGCGGTGCGCGCGTCGGCGACCGCCTGCTCGGTGTGCAGGCCGAGGTGGGCGCGCAGGAGCGTGAGCGCCGTCGTCGCGAAGCGGGTCTGGACGACGGACTGCTCGTCGGCGAAGTCCAGGACGATCACGTCGTCGGCGGCGGAGACGATCGGCGTGTTCGGGTCGCCGATGACGGCGGTCGTCCGGATGCGGCCCTTGACCGCGGCCAGCAGCTCGACGACCTCGGTCGTCGTGCCGGACCGGGACAGCGCGATGAGGCGGTCGTACGGGCGCCCGGCCGGGAACTCCGAGGCCGCGAACGCGTCGGTCTCGCCCTGCCCGGACTGCTCGCGCAGCGCGGCGAAGGCCTGCGCCATGAACCACGAGGTGCCGCAGCCCACGATCGCGACGCGCTCCCCCGGCGCGGGCAGCTTGGCGGCCTCGCCGGCGGCCAGGCCCGCCGCGCGAGTCCAGCACTCCGGCTGGCTGTTCAGCTCGTTCTCGACATGGCTCATGCCCTGCCCACTCCCTGATGTGTCGTGTCAGTGGGCCGTTCGAGCACGTCGCATGCGTCGCGCTCGAACGGCCCCGCCGAGCGTATGCTCGTTCCTGCAAGAATTCGATACCTTTCGAGCATAACCAAGCATCAGGTAGTGCGCTAGGGTCACCGGAGAACGACGATTGGAGGCCGCGGATGTCCCGCGACGCCCGCTGGAAGTCCCTGCTGGAACTGCTCGTGGAGCGGGGGCGCCTGGATGTCGAGGAGGCGGCGGCCGATCTGGGGGTGTCCGCGGCCACGATCCGGCGCGACTTCGACCAGCTCGCCGAACAGCAGATGCTCGTACGCACCCGGGGCGGCGCCGTCGTCCACGGTGTCTCCTACGAGCTGCCCCTGCGCTACAAGACCGCGCGCAACGCCTCCGAGAAGGAACGGATCGCCAAGGCCGTCGCCGAGCTGATCGCGCCGGGCGAGGCGGTCGGGCTGACCGGCGGCACGACGACGACCGAGGTGGCGCGCGCGCTCGCGGTCCGCCCCGACCTCGCCTCCGGCTCCCCGGCCCTCACGATCGTCACGAACGCGCTGAACATCGCCAACGAGCTCGCCGTGCGGCCCCAGTTCAAGATCGTGGTGACGGGCGGGGTCGCCCGGCCGCAGTCGTACGAGCTCATCGGCCCGCTCGCGGACGGCGTGCTGAGCCAGATCACGATCGACACGGCCGTGCTGGGCGTCGTCGGCATCGACGTCGCGCACGGCGCGGCGGCGCACGACGAGGCGGAGGCGGCCATCAACCGGCTGCTGTGCGAGCGCGCGGAGCGCGTCGTCGTCGCGGCGGACTCCAGCAAGCTGGGCCAGCGCGCGTTCGCCCGGATCTGCTCGACGGAGCGGATCGGCACCCTGGTCACCGACAGCGCCGTGGACGCAGCGACGGTGGAGCGCTTCGAGGAGGCGGGGGTCAAGGTCCTCGCGGTGTGACGCCCGAGCCACACCTACGGCTCTCATGGCTGCGGCCCCTCCCGGACGGGTGGGGCCGCAGCCATTTCCCTGCGCCGTCCCGGCATTCCCCTGCGCCGTCCGCCATCTCCCGTGCCGGTCCGCCGGATGTCGTACCCGTCACGCCGCGAACCGTCTTGTCCCCGGCCGGGGTGGCGCCCTACCCTGACTTTGTGCCGACACTAAACAAACTCCGGGCCGTCAACGACGACAGCCCGCGGACCGCGTCCCTCACCCGCCTGCGCATCGCGCTCACGATCTTCTTCGCGCTCGACGGCTTCATCTTCGCGGGATGGGTCGTGCGCATCCCCGCCGTGAAGGAGCAGACCGGCGCTTCGGCGAGCACGCTCGGGCTCGCGCTCCTCGGCGTCTCCGCGGGGGCCGTGATCACGATGATGCTCACGGGGCGCCTGTGCAGGCGCTTCGGCAGTCACCCGGTGACCGTCGTGAGCGGTGTGCTCCTGGCGCTGAGCGTCGCACTGCCCCCGCTCACCCACTCGGCGCTCACCCTCGGCCTGGTCCTGCTCGTGTTCGGCGCCGCCTACGGCGGGATCAACGTGGCAATGAACAGCGCCGCGGTCGACCTCGTCGCCGCCCTGCGCCGCCCCGTCATGCCGAGCTTCCACGCGGCGTTCAGCCTCGGCGGCATGCTCGGCGCCGGGCTCGGCGGCCTGGTCGCGGGCCACCTCTCCCCCACCCGGCACCTTCTCGCCCTCACCGTGATCGGCCTGCTCGTCACGGCCGCCGTCGGCCCCACACTCCTGCGCCACGACGCCCCCACGCCCGCGGACGACCACGGTCGTCCACGGAACGAGCCCGCGTCGGCGTCCGAGCGGCCCGCCGGGCGCGTGCGCGGACTCGTCCTCGTCTTCGGCCTCATCGCCCTGTGCACCGCGTACGGGGAGGGCGCGCTCGCGGACTGGGGCGCCCTGCACCTGGAGGAGGACCTGCACGCCCATCCCGGAGTGGCCGCGGCAGGCTATTCCTGCTTCGCCCTGGCCATGACCATCGGACGGATCAGCGGGACGACGCTGCTCGAACGCCTGGGCAGGACACGCACGTTGGTGTTCGGCGGCGCCACCGGCGCGGCCGGCATGCTGCTCGGCTCGCTCGCCCCCACCGTGTGGCTGGCGCTCCTCGGCTTCGCCGTCACAGGCCTCGGCCTCGCCAACATCTTCCCCGTGGCGGTCGAACGCGCGGGCTCCCTGGCAGGACCGACCGGCGTCGCCGCCGCGTCCACGCTCGGCTACGGCGGCATGCTCCTCGGACCGCCGATGATCGGGTTCATGGCGGACTGGTTCTCACTCCCCGCCGCGCTGACCAGCGTGGCCGCGCTGGCGGGCGTCGCCGCCCTGATCGGCTTCGCGACCCGGCGCGCGGCCGTCTCCTGACCCGCACGCGACGAGCATTCGGCAAGGACGCATTCAAGCCAGGTCCCATCGGGCAGACTCCCGCCATGAAGACTGCGGAACACATCGAGACGCTCGACGAGGAGGGCCGCCTCCTCGCCGTCGCCGCCGAGACGGCGGGCACCGACGCCAAGGTGCCGACCTGCCCGGGCTGGGCCGTACGGGACCTGCTGCGGCACGTGGGCATGGTGCATCGCTGGGCCACGGCGTTCGTCGCCGAGGGGCACACGTCGTACCACCCCGACGACGGCCTGCCGGACCTGGACGGCGCGGAGCTCGTCGCCTGGTTCCGCGAGG
This window contains:
- a CDS encoding DUF1116 domain-containing protein yields the protein MTAQAAPAQGLLTGVPHVVNVGVDAFAGPPRAAGATVTAVDWRPPASGDPELGAGLARLVAHPAVEAANAAALERILGVVPLWTDVRPAGELIPELAQERLLLHAGPPIEWQRMCGPMRAAVVGAVLLEGWAATAPEAQALADAGAIRFAPCHHHDAVGPMAGVISASMPLLVVEDEATGLRAYSNLNEGQGRCLRYGALGDDVMERLRWMGERLGPALRAAIGSLAEPVNLRSVTAQALQMGDECHSRNTAASALLTRELSAALARHTDLGGIEALDFLRDNNYWFLNFSMAASKLALLAGHGVQHSTVVTAFARNGVDVGIRVSGLGDAWFTAPAAPVDGLYFAGYGPADANPDIGDSAITEMHGLGGFALAAAPAIVGFVGGTPKGARRVSQEMATLTVGRHRDYRLPGLDFVGSPVGLDIRKVVDTGLEPVITTGIAHREPGIGQIGAGLTHAPMRCFTDALSAVDVPPEPGE
- a CDS encoding DUF2877 domain-containing protein, which encodes MTGTAADGGPVRARVPRPEHVHLGTLSHALAGTPSHVPPGTPSHVHLGTISTAVAPLLHGPSRPARVVAATRYAVHLATGDRELPALAVVTRDAIRLPNALVLPFSSADRPLDLTTPRAGFGAGRVVIGPVRFEPEASWAPPRVQDASSPPTPARIRQVAVLLDALAQPLPPPLAPHLSDLRHALHADEASEVRRAARALVGLGPGLTPSGDDILCGALLASRAWGGPLAPLAEAVADASLRTPLLSAALLRHAVRGECVPQAHAFLRALSGDGALEPALRELLAVGHHSGGDLARGVLAVGLGGAGATPGDRDGYPLK
- a CDS encoding levansucrase — translated: MIGESARNYLASVESRLQADGCATRWEDWFGVPVLVGRRADFRMRWMGTNLHLFTVAAAVPEITPQSVDTFTSQVLTYAKKNKGGLPVGLQTGVAAFPVLVSERVDPAAMAWAEQQQRNRFACFARPVVVDSAQRYVGFYRGKPAIGRVYASHLIDKGNRYFNG
- a CDS encoding ROK family protein, which codes for MRGKAASGAGGQTAGEAEGSARAPRLERGRGALGPALELVHTGRAPTRAVLTAELGVTRATAGAVAAELEALGLIRIDAKPSAAAGSQGRPSHRLSVAEDGPVALAAQVHADGYRAALVGLGGRIVATTPGCEIIDPDPAQVLGSVVEAGAQLLRETGRHCVGAGLAVPSAVAEPDGTALNPLHLAWPAGSPVREIFAERVREAGIGRPAFAANDVNLAALAEHRHGAGRGARDLLCVATGHRGVGGALVLDGRLHTGSSGLALEVGHLTVNPEGRPCYCGSRGCLDVETDPLALLDAAGREPGPDGSLLQQARDLIAGSLDDPKVRMATEALIDRLGLGLAGLVNILNPDRIILGGLHRALLDADPDRLRAVVADRSLWGRSGGVPILACTLDHNSLVGAAELAWQPVLDDPLSALGLT
- a CDS encoding alpha-ketoglutarate-dependent dioxygenase AlkB family protein, translated to MADRHEPHAPPLFPVHRERREITPGAVHVPGWLDAEAQRALVEACRGWAAGPVPMRHTRLPGGGVMSVRTVCVGWHWQPYRYTRTASDVNGARVAHFPDWLKELGRRALVDAYEDEAAGDGYDPDTALINFYDGAATMGMHQDKDERAREPVVSLSVGDTCVFRLGNTENRGRPYEDVELVSGDLLVFGGPSRLAFHGVPKVYPGTGDPATGLSRGRLNLTMRVTGLTGPASAPSPRG
- a CDS encoding class II fructose-bisphosphate aldolase; the protein is MPLAATGALVAEATAARTAVAAFNVITLEHIEAVVAGAEAANAPVILQISENAVRYRYGRLLPLARAAAATAEASSVPVALHLDHVQSDELLRQAADAGFSSVMYDAARLPYDENLAATRAAADWGHANGLWVEAELGEVGGKDGSAPLDAHAPGARTDPGEARAYVTDSGVDALAVAIGSSHAMTTRTATLDHDLLKQLSEGLDVPLVLHGSSGVGDDELSQAVRGGIAKVNVGTALNIAMTSAIREFLAAHPDAVDSRKYLSVGREAMARTVTELVEVMRR
- a CDS encoding SIS domain-containing protein, with the protein product MSHVENELNSQPECWTRAAGLAAGEAAKLPAPGERVAIVGCGTSWFMAQAFAALREQSGQGETDAFAASEFPAGRPYDRLIALSRSGTTTEVVELLAAVKGRIRTTAVIGDPNTPIVSAADDVIVLDFADEQSVVQTRFATTALTLLRAHLGLHTEQAVADARTALETPLPEGLVECGQFSFLGRGWTVGLANEAALKMREASLSWTEAYPAMEYRHGPISVTTAGTATWMIGTAPEGLAEQVAGTGALWVEGGLDPLAELVRAQRLAVAVAAARGLDPDQPRHLTRSVILTAG
- a CDS encoding DeoR/GlpR family DNA-binding transcription regulator; the encoded protein is MSRDARWKSLLELLVERGRLDVEEAAADLGVSAATIRRDFDQLAEQQMLVRTRGGAVVHGVSYELPLRYKTARNASEKERIAKAVAELIAPGEAVGLTGGTTTTEVARALAVRPDLASGSPALTIVTNALNIANELAVRPQFKIVVTGGVARPQSYELIGPLADGVLSQITIDTAVLGVVGIDVAHGAAAHDEAEAAINRLLCERAERVVVAADSSKLGQRAFARICSTERIGTLVTDSAVDAATVERFEEAGVKVLAV
- a CDS encoding MFS transporter; its protein translation is MPTLNKLRAVNDDSPRTASLTRLRIALTIFFALDGFIFAGWVVRIPAVKEQTGASASTLGLALLGVSAGAVITMMLTGRLCRRFGSHPVTVVSGVLLALSVALPPLTHSALTLGLVLLVFGAAYGGINVAMNSAAVDLVAALRRPVMPSFHAAFSLGGMLGAGLGGLVAGHLSPTRHLLALTVIGLLVTAAVGPTLLRHDAPTPADDHGRPRNEPASASERPAGRVRGLVLVFGLIALCTAYGEGALADWGALHLEEDLHAHPGVAAAGYSCFALAMTIGRISGTTLLERLGRTRTLVFGGATGAAGMLLGSLAPTVWLALLGFAVTGLGLANIFPVAVERAGSLAGPTGVAAASTLGYGGMLLGPPMIGFMADWFSLPAALTSVAALAGVAALIGFATRRAAVS